A stretch of Ranitomeya variabilis isolate aRanVar5 chromosome 3, aRanVar5.hap1, whole genome shotgun sequence DNA encodes these proteins:
- the CCDC181 gene encoding coiled-coil domain-containing protein 181 isoform X4, whose product MSSKEESDSDGVAEYEDDFEKDLDWLINEEAEKYGGLQSDEVPSDLKLDSKKSINDETKKSSSDENEIVHNETSTSRKPKLDPVSESEGETEDEEAKRYIAEKIEEANKQLEMEALDENRERRLKFKENLVDLEVPPLDFPDSDRTESFTEDEVVDGISQLQVDEAPVHGREHSNIDSGTGDKPKDARVLVEKDGKFELVNLQDIENQSYLPPISNNKDDHKSSSQSDRSGASANSDKKTPSISNGNGFIPKPPTGPRVRPNSANLTKFVHKVKTQRRVQSANVSSRTTTFMLSSEQKELQKRILERQERLRREDEEHRKEQEEQKKRENEAAFKMWLQRKKSQLVQEKRIQQAKEMETSSAPVPQELGEGDVVPLGCGGGRLLALQAHDLQAEPLLVLLDLPELVPVGGQQPLQGLPHEQELVGMKKKKIHN is encoded by the exons atgagcagtaaggaagaatctgattctgatggTGTTGCAGAATATGAAGATGATTTTGAGAAGGACCTTGACTGGTTAATAAATGAAGAGGCAGAGAAGTATGGAGGTTTGCAG AGTGATGAAGTACCCAGCGATTTGAAACTAGACtcaaaaaaatctataaatgatgAAACTAAAAAGTCATCAAGCGATGAAAATGAGATTGTTCACAATGAGACAAGTACAAGTAGAAAACCCAAACTTGACCCTGTATCTGAAAGTGAAGGAGAAACAGAAGATGAAGAAGCAAAGCGATACATCGCAGAGAAGATAGAAGAAGCCAACAAGCAATTGGAAATGGAAGCCCTGGATGAAAATCGAGAGAGAAGACTCAAGTTCAAGGAAAATTTGGTTGATCTGGAAGTTCCTCCCTTAGATTTCCCTGATAGTGACAGAACTGAAAGTTTCACAGAAGACGAGGTTGTAGATGGCATATCTCAATTACAAGTAGACGAAGCGCCAGTGCATGGCAGGGAGCATAGTAATATAGATAGTGGCACTGGCGACAAGCCTAAAGATGCAAGAGTATTGGTTGAGAAAGATGGAAAGTTTGAACTCGTAAATTTACAGGACATTGAGAACCAAAGTTATTTACCTCCTATAAGTAACAATAAAGATGACCACAAATCATCATCTCAATCAGATCGATCTGGAGCCTCAGCTAACAGCGATAAGAAAACTCCCAGTATTAGTAACGGGAATGGTTTCATCCCAAAGCCTCCTACTGGCCCTAGAGTCCGACCCAACTCTGCTAACCTGACAAAATTTGTGCATAAAGTAAAGACCCAGCGAAGAGTGCAGTCTGCAAATGTGTCATCCCGTACCACCACGTTCATGCTCTCTTCTGAACAAAAAGAGCTACAGAAACGGATTCTAGAAAGACAAGAGAGACTTAGGAGAGAG GATGAAGAGCACCGGAAAGAACAGGAAGAACAGAAAAAGAGAGAAAACGAAGCAGCCTTTAAGATGTGGTTACAGAGGAAAAAATCTCAACTCGTTCAAGAAAAGAGAATCCAGCAGGCCAAAGAGATGGAGACGAGCAGCGCTCCA GTACCGCAGGAACTCGGAGAAGGTGACGTCGTTCCCCTTGGATGCGGCGGCGGGCGGCTGCTGGCTTTACAGGCGCACGATCTCCAGGCCGAACCGCTGCTGGTACTCCTTGATCTCCCCGAACTTGTTCCTGTAGGCGGACAGCAGCCACTCCAGGGGCTCCCGCACGAACAGGAacttgtagg
- the CCDC181 gene encoding coiled-coil domain-containing protein 181 isoform X3: MSSKEESDSDGVAEYEDDFEKDLDWLINEEAEKYGGLQSDEVPSDLKLDSKKSINDETKKSSSDENEIVHNETSTSRKPKLDPVSESEGETEDEEAKRYIAEKIEEANKQLEMEALDENRERRLKFKENLVDLEVPPLDFPDSDRTESFTEDEVVDGISQLQVDEAPVHGREHSNIDSGTGDKPKDARVLVEKDGKFELVNLQDIENQSYLPPISNNKDDHKSSSQSDRSGASANSDKKTPSISNGNGFIPKPPTGPRVRPNSANLTKFVHKVKTQRRVQSANVSSRTTTFMLSSEQKELQKRILERQERLRREDEEHRKEQEEQKKRENEAAFKMWLQRKKSQLVQEKRIQQAKEMETSSAPQVPQELGEGDVVPLGCGGGRLLALQAHDLQAEPLLVLLDLPELVPVGGQQPLQGLPHEQELVGMKKKKIHN; encoded by the exons atgagcagtaaggaagaatctgattctgatggTGTTGCAGAATATGAAGATGATTTTGAGAAGGACCTTGACTGGTTAATAAATGAAGAGGCAGAGAAGTATGGAGGTTTGCAG AGTGATGAAGTACCCAGCGATTTGAAACTAGACtcaaaaaaatctataaatgatgAAACTAAAAAGTCATCAAGCGATGAAAATGAGATTGTTCACAATGAGACAAGTACAAGTAGAAAACCCAAACTTGACCCTGTATCTGAAAGTGAAGGAGAAACAGAAGATGAAGAAGCAAAGCGATACATCGCAGAGAAGATAGAAGAAGCCAACAAGCAATTGGAAATGGAAGCCCTGGATGAAAATCGAGAGAGAAGACTCAAGTTCAAGGAAAATTTGGTTGATCTGGAAGTTCCTCCCTTAGATTTCCCTGATAGTGACAGAACTGAAAGTTTCACAGAAGACGAGGTTGTAGATGGCATATCTCAATTACAAGTAGACGAAGCGCCAGTGCATGGCAGGGAGCATAGTAATATAGATAGTGGCACTGGCGACAAGCCTAAAGATGCAAGAGTATTGGTTGAGAAAGATGGAAAGTTTGAACTCGTAAATTTACAGGACATTGAGAACCAAAGTTATTTACCTCCTATAAGTAACAATAAAGATGACCACAAATCATCATCTCAATCAGATCGATCTGGAGCCTCAGCTAACAGCGATAAGAAAACTCCCAGTATTAGTAACGGGAATGGTTTCATCCCAAAGCCTCCTACTGGCCCTAGAGTCCGACCCAACTCTGCTAACCTGACAAAATTTGTGCATAAAGTAAAGACCCAGCGAAGAGTGCAGTCTGCAAATGTGTCATCCCGTACCACCACGTTCATGCTCTCTTCTGAACAAAAAGAGCTACAGAAACGGATTCTAGAAAGACAAGAGAGACTTAGGAGAGAG GATGAAGAGCACCGGAAAGAACAGGAAGAACAGAAAAAGAGAGAAAACGAAGCAGCCTTTAAGATGTGGTTACAGAGGAAAAAATCTCAACTCGTTCAAGAAAAGAGAATCCAGCAGGCCAAAGAGATGGAGACGAGCAGCGCTCCA CAGGTACCGCAGGAACTCGGAGAAGGTGACGTCGTTCCCCTTGGATGCGGCGGCGGGCGGCTGCTGGCTTTACAGGCGCACGATCTCCAGGCCGAACCGCTGCTGGTACTCCTTGATCTCCCCGAACTTGTTCCTGTAGGCGGACAGCAGCCACTCCAGGGGCTCCCGCACGAACAGGAacttgtagg